One stretch of Toxoplasma gondii ME49 chromosome XI, whole genome shotgun sequence DNA includes these proteins:
- a CDS encoding RNAse P Rpr2/Rpp21 subunit domain-containing protein (encoded by transcript TGME49_316090), with product MASLLQIAAALRGQDSASVSPQMSVQLNASLNLACSKPLSVLFANQGEKKQVQEVKDTRPVKGSSSSTSRCPDSDRIRTHPPLASSSSGSSAFPSSPGFVTEEVRAEAPEQLFPAEVREAFAEKVESLLERRAERLESSSQTRGRERKTADGELATATLAFLDVAASRLGAVAPALSASLTRRAFEVAAASGLEMDAKTKRDVCPFCGCMRIPLLTSSAVLSQVVGRKRQANRALRRDFLRQLAGGNVSAFPGKKGNSFSAKDLCRLSGASSDALHRGEAKGGSGCEEVHASMNAHSLAANRFLKNEMLFLCFLCGRSSPPVPGCISTVGVSREKPRFLGSAIRAQTRVPVSKLVSAADFNKRKRRRQESAARARLSSPNEHQCPPASSSSPPPAPLQAASSGHLQLLSSLNAHLPSSLSSPRSSSSPSFSPFPPFSSRCSVSSSSSSRLPPGPSSSESRHGSGPKRRKQFRTLEDAVRAAQKLTAGVCTTRQRAPAACGPAGAAPRSGEARQQAKRQNGRYFALASGVHPPAGGDAGRAQRVERDAQRDEGEASEFDMRADLEQRERTTGASFPEAREPGGAINMWARPTRETDPDTERKKNNGLDAGGDLQEKQSVQVPVRVDAGKTETGDSLYELLGKLNGFDTL from the exons atGGCCTCTCTGCTGCAAATCGCTGCGGCCCTCCGGGGCCAAGActccgcgtctgtctccccgcagatgtctgtacagctgaaCGCGTCGCTGAATCTCGCATGTTCGAagcctctctccgttctcttcgcgaatcaaggggagaagaaacaggtcCAAGAAGTCAAAGACACAAGACCAGTCAAaggttcctcttcttccacctctcGGTGTCCGGACAGCGACAGAATCCGTACACACCCGCCTCTTGCCTCATCTTCTTCGGGATCTTccgccttcccttcttcacCTGGATTCGTGACAGAGGAGGTGAGGGCGGAAGCGCCTGAGCAGCTTTTTCCTGCAGAAGTGAGAGAGGCCTTCGcggagaaagtggagagtctgctggagaggagagccgagagactggagagtTCGTCGCAGACGCGCGGACGCGAACGCAAGACTGCCGACGGAGAGCTTGCGACGGCgactctcgccttcctcgacgtCGCAGCCTCGCGCCTCGGCGCCGTGGCGCCGGCCCTCAGTGCATCCCTCAC GCGACGGGCATTTGAGGTCGCAGCGGCTTCCGGACTCG AAATGGATGCCAAGACGAAGCGAGACGTCTGTCCTTTctgcggctgcatgcgtatTCCTCTCCTCACTTCGTCAGCCGTCCTCTCTCAAGTCGTGGGGAGGAAACGCCAAG CAAATCGAGCTCTGCGGCGAGACTTTTTGCGGCAGCTTGCGGGAGGAAACGTCTCCGCCTTTCCTGGCAAGAAAGGAAATTCCTTTTCTGCAAAAGATCTGTGTCGCCTCTCTGGGGCGTCCAGTGACGCTCTTcacagaggcgaggcgaagggagGCTCAGGCTGTGAagaagtgcatgcgtcgatgAATGCGCACAGCCTCGCAGCGAATCGCTTCCTGAAGAACGAAATG ctgttcctctgcttcctctgtggACGGTCTTCTCCGCCCGTGCCGGGGTGTATCTCCACCGTGGGCGTGTCTCGCGAGAAGCCGAGGTTTCTGGGATCTGCGATTCGCGCACAAACGCGCGTCCCTGTCTCCAAACTGGTGTCTGCCGCCGATTTCAACAAGCGAAAAAGGAGGCGTCAGGAATCCgcagcgagggcgaggcTGTCATCTCCGAACGAGCATCAGTGTCCACCTGCgagctcttcctctccccctcccgcgcctctccAAGCAGCCTCCTCTGGCCACTTGCagctgctctcctctctcaacGCGcaccttccttcctccctcagttctcctcgctcctcttcgtctccctctttttctcctttccctccGTTTTCGTCGCGCTGttccgtctcgtcttcctcttcttcgcgtctccctccgGGTCCATCGAGTTCTGAGTCTCGCCACGGTTCTGGGccgaagcggaggaagcagTTCCGCACCTTGGAGGACGCAGTGCGCGCGGCGCAGAAACTGACcgcgggtgtctgtacaacTCGGCAAAGAGCCCCAGCGGCATGCGGACCTGCGGGGGCCGCTCCGCGTTCAGGTGAAGCGCGCCAGCAggcaaagagacagaacggccGGTACTTTGCCCTCGCTTCGGGTGTACATCCGCCGGCGGGAGGCGACGCGGGGCGAGCTCAgcgcgtggagagagacgcgcagagagacgaaggagaggcaagTGAGTTCGACATGCGGGCCGACctggagcagagagagaggaccaCCGGCGCTTCTTTCCCTGAAGCGCGAGAGCCTGGGGGGGCCATCAATATGTGGGCTCGACCGACACGGGAGACAGACCCGGACacagagcgaaaaaagaacaaCGGTCTCGACGCAGGAGGCGACTtgcaagaaaaacagagcgTTCAAGTTCCAGTTCGCGTGGACGcggggaaaacagagacaggtgaCAGTCTCTACGAGTTGCTTGGGAAGCTTAATGGCTTCGATACGCTCTAA
- a CDS encoding queuine trna-ribosyltransferase domain-containing protein (encoded by transcript TGME49_316100): MTPPSSSSSPPPRSSSSPHSSSVDFSVPPPPTVSRERAEALQASLRFSLLHADGRARCSIVHLPHGDVRTPIFMPVGTYGTLKGLNARLLQLIHEETLREERRSGCRGRFAGSSPPGDAPSVAVTDAEKVGKEPAELPITRDASLNVSEPSKVRREDACCLSSAFPSAPVSPENRSSYLTHECLRTPRSRNSFPLIFSPAHPPPSSIPSSSPPSPSSLSPSAAADAVSVEEQNASASSTAEEAAASEASRFEASPAKALNCAAVLPPASFSPIILGNTFHLYRHIGVERMEAAGGLHRFMGWGRNLLTDSGGFQMVSLLKIIAVREEGVAFAASSLGLRRKARKQRRLDAADRRAESEQDAPALVAGEEEKEERGEEEKEERGEEEKEERGEAEGEDEGGTLLLTPEKSIHMQNAMGSDIIMQLDDVVSSTTPDPIRVEDAMLRSLRWLDRCIAAHKRPRDQALFGIVQGGLDPRMRQVCLREIKKRPLPGFAIGGVSGGEAKEDFWKTVELSTRPGVGLPENKPRYLMGVGYPLDIVVCVALGCDMFDCVYPCRTARFGTALVREQGGVLRIKQTKYKLDLRPLDATCGCYTCRNYTRAFLHASFGKMPSVSQLLTIHNLFFMQSLCLDMQRAIAAGTFPAFVRSFLLQLFPPADRDRAEKRGRKAEATGEKSDGGCEQPSLEEHKSKGQRGLKAEAKPRECGTASPFHGANGECRNLSTPPSWVRDALRAAGIGIDDLYPAPEKD, translated from the exons ATGACacccccttcttcttcttcttctcctcctcctcgctcttcttcttctcctcactctTCTAGTGTGGATTTCTCTGTGCCTCCGCCTCCAACTGTGTCCAGAGAGCGAGCAGAGGCGCTgcaggcgtctctccgcttttccctgctgcatgcagacggccGCGCGCGGTGCAGCATCGTCCACCTGCCGCACGGCGACGTACGTACACCGATTTTCATGCCTGTGGGGACGTACGGAACGCTGAAGGGATTGAatgcgcgtctcctccagctcATCCACGAGGAGACTCTGCGGGAGGAGCGGCGCAGCGGCTGTCGCGGGAGATTCGCAGGTAGTTCGCCTCCTGGGGACGCGCCGTCCGTGGCTGTGACGGACGCCGAGAAAGTCGGCAAGGAACCTGCAGAACTCCCCATTACTAGGGACGCAAGTCTGAACGTCTCAGAACCGTCCAAAGTGCGAAGGGAGGACGCTTgttgtctctcgtctgccttcccgtcggcgcctgtctctccagaaaaTCGCTCCTCCTACCTCACCCACGAATGCCTCCGGACACCGCGATCTCGGAACTCGTTTCCTctcatcttctctcccgctcaCCCTCCTCCGTCCTCtattccttcttcttctcctccttctccgtcttctctctctccttctgccgcTGCAGACGCAGTTTCTGTTGAGGAGCAGAACGCGTCTGCGAGTTCGACTGCAGAGGAGGCCGCTGCGTCTGAGGCGTCGCGGTTTGAGGCTTCGCCGGCAAAGGCCTTGAACTGCGCGGCGGTCCTGCCGCCGGCCTCGTTCTCGCCGATCATTCTGGGCAATACATTTCACCTGTACAGACACATTGGCGTCGAGCGAATGGAGGCCGCCGGTGGGCTGCACCGCTTCATGGGATGGGGGCGAAACCTCCTGACCGACAGCGGAGGATTTCAGATGGTCTCCCTCTTGAAAATCATCGCGGTTCGGGAGGAaggcgtcgccttcgctgcctcctcccTCGGCCTCCGCCGAAAGGCtcggaaacagaggaggcTGGACGCCGCCGAccgaagagcagagagcgaacaaGATGCGCCGGCGCTGGtggcaggagaagaagagaaggaagagaggggagaagaagagaaagaagagaggggagaagaagagaaggaagagaggggagaagcggagggagaggacgaaggcggaACGCTGCTTCTGACTCCGGAGAAGTCAATTCACATGCAG aacGCCATGGGAAGCGACATCATCATGCAGCTCGACGACGTCGTATCTTCCACCACTCCGGACCCTATACGCGTGGAGGACGCCatgcttcgttctcttcg GTGGCTCGATCGCTGCATCGCTGCGCACAAACGCCCGCGCGACCAGGCGCTCTTCGGCATCGTCCAGGGAGGCCTCGACCCGCGGATGAGACAAGTCTGTCTCAGAGAAATCAAGAAGCGCCCCCTTCCTGGATTCGCGATTGGCGGCGTCAGCGGCggcgaagcgaaagaagactTTTGGAAGACAGTGGAACTG AGCACGAGACCAGGTGTGGGCCTTCCCGAGAACAAGCCGCGGTATCTGATGGGCGTCGGCTATCCCCTCGACATCGTCGTTTGCGTCGCGCTTGGCTGCGACATGTTCGACTGTGTGTACCCCTGTCGGACGGCGCGCTTCGGCACCGCCCTCGTTCGAGAGCAGGGTGGCGTCCTCAGGATCAAGCAGACAAAGTACAAGCTGGACCTCAG GCCTCTGGACGCCACCTGCGGCTGCTACACCTGCCGCAACTACACGCGCGCCTTCCTCCACGCGTCTTTTGGGAAA ATGCCCTCAGTGTCTCAACTGCTCACCATCCACAACCTCTTTTTCATGCAGTCCCTCTGCCTCgacatgcagagagcgaTTGCTGCAGGGACGTTCCCTGCCTTCGTtcgttccttccttcttcaactcTTTCCTCCCGCCGACAGAGAccgcgcagagaagaggggaagaaaggcagaagcaaccggagagaagagtgatGGGGGGTGCGAACAGCCGAGCCTCGAAGAGCACAAGAGCAAAGGGCAGCGGGGGTTGAAGGCGGAGGCGAAACCGCGCGAGTGTGGAActgcctcgcctttccaCGGCGCCAACGGGGAATGCAGAAATCTGTCGACTCCGCCCTCCTGGGTCCGAGACGCGCTGCGAGCTGCAGGAATTGGAATCGACGATCTGTACCCCGCTCCTGAAAAGGACTAG
- the RPS15 gene encoding ribosomal protein RPS15 (encoded by transcript TGME49_316110), whose product MERDCPLSAPRALWERAETISSSSPSPSSSVSPSPSPSSSVSPSPSSSSSVSPSPSLSSSLRSSPPSSSHFSSASSSSSQVMSSSICLSRSLVCVSSSSDLTRSSSGSLSCSSQIRSFLPSPYCRPSACCAESSSAVSSSVSVSLSSSTSSVTSVYPAGRAIKRRTAAEVVSSFSRVLLCSVLLVSLSPFFVGASPVRSSRAVRRASPVAAPSFFSPTGFVCSRPSAFLSAASSLARDSVAPCLSFSPASLVSGCFPSPLCVVSSFLEKRSSPPSSSCAAGPLRSTAAPPLLAAPLALVTWPGQCPSAGETRPAARPRNFAFSLIDSLLASATAARRWAAKPSGLQISLETEKREEPGSEKALESQDRGDAGDRSTRQKQEKRRNRKRRKDSPEEVDEKEEDGTRNTKDEKKKKEDAKEDEKEGQKEEKEAEGEEGEKEAEENEKRLRLSKALKNVLFDESLDLDALANAAEDGQRAHQAWEVDYKDLDPSGPFQQEFLKAHYRRGFRLHEADCGSEGFQVASLTARINYLTQHMVRHRKDLSCVRGLRALVVRRRKHLQYLARKKPETYLRVLRALNLKPVVVPGSAAKFDKRLQYACFTSVKRGPKLKARKERERRLASAALEQRQRRRDAAASEVTRAFAASLKVVRSHAALLEHTGAAPDPSEDGTEGRAGERHD is encoded by the exons ATGGAGCGCGACTGCCCGCTCTCGGCACCCAGGGCTCTCTGGGAGCGAGCTGAGACAATttcgtcttcatctccttccccatcctcttccgtctctccatctccttccccatcctcttccgtctctccatctccttcctcatcctcttccgtctctccatctccttccCTGTCATCCTCTCTTCGATCGTCGCCCCCTTCGTCCTCTCATTTctcttcggcgtcttcctcttcttcacaagTCATGTCGTCTTCCatttgtctttctcgttcgttagtgtgtgtttcttcttcgtcagaTTTGACGCGTTCCTCGTCTGGTTCCTTGTCTTGTTCGTCACAGAttcgttctttccttccttccccaTACTGTCGGCCTTCCGCCTGTTGCGctgagtcttcttctgcagtttcttcgtctgtgtctgtctcgctttcttcctctacCTCGTCGGTCACCTCTGTGTATCCTGCTGGTCGCGCAATCAAGAGGCGAACGGCTGCTGAagttgtctcctcgttttcgcgggtgcttctctgttctgttctcctcgtttctctgtcgccatTCTTTGTCGGAGCCTCGCCTGTTCGTTCTTCGCGGGCGGTCCGGCGCGCATCTCCGGTGGCTGCGCCGTCATTTTTTTCGCCGACCGGTTTTGTTTGTTCTCGaccttctgccttcctctctgcagcgtCCTCTCTTGCGAGAGATTCTGTCGCGCCTTGCCTGTCCTTTTCGCCAGCCTCACTCGTGTCTGGCTGCtttccctcgcctctctgtgtcgtttcgtccttcctcgaaaagcgttcttctccgccttcttcaagCTGCGCCGCCGGCCCTCTGCGGTCCACTGCGGCGCCCCCGCTGCTCGCCGCACCGCTGGCCCTCGTCACCTGGCCAGGTCAGTGTCCATCCGCCGGCGAGACGCGGCCGGCGGCGCGGCCAAGGaacttcgccttctcgctcaTCGACTCTTTGCTTGCTTCGGCAACTGCCGCGCGGCGCTGGGCGGCGAAGCCTTCTGGACTCCAGATCTCCCTCGAaaccgagaaacgcgaagaaccgggaagcgagaaggcacTCGAGAGTCAGgatcgaggagacgcgggagacagaagcacccgccagaagcaagagaaacggagaaacaggaagcgGCGAAAAGACTCTCCAGAGGAAGTAgatgagaaggaagaggacggaACAAGGAACAccaaggacgagaagaagaagaaagaagacgcgaaagaagacgagaaagaagggcagaaagaagagaaggaagcggaaggtgaagaaggagagaaggaagcagaggagaatgagaaacgtcttcgtctttcgaAGGCACTGAAAAACGTCCTTTTCGATGAAAGTCTCGACCTGGACGCACTGGCAAATGCAGCAGAGGACGGTCAACGGGCTCACCAGGCTTGGGAAGTTGATTACAAAGACTTAGATCCATCGGGA CCTTTCCAGCAGGAGTTCCTGAAGGCACACTACCGGCGGGGCTTTCGCCTGCACGAGGCCGACTGCGGAAGCGAGGGCTTCCAGGTGGCGTCCCTCACTGCGAGAATAAATTACCTCACTCAACATATGGTCCGCCACCGAAAGGATCTTTCTTGCGTCCGCGGACTCAGAGCCCTCGTCGTTCGAAGACGAAA GCATTTGCAGTATCTCGCGCGGAAGAAACCTGAGACATACCTTCGCGTTCTGCGTGCTCTCAACCTCAAACCTGTTGTCGTTCCAG GGAGTGCAGCGAAGTTCGACAAGAGACTGCAATACGCATGTTTCACCTCTGTCAAACGAGGTCCGAAGCTAAAGGCtcgaaaagagcgagaacgacGCCTCGCGTCGGCGGCGctggagcagagacagcggagaag gGATGCGGCCGCCTCAGAAGTCACGCGCGCCTTCGCAGCTTCGCTGAAGGTCGTCcgatcgcatgcagcgctcCTGGAACACACAGGCGCGGCTCCAGACCCTTCCGAGGATGGCACAGAAGGCAGAGCTGGAGAGCGACATGactga
- a CDS encoding hypothetical protein (encoded by transcript TGME49_316120), whose product MRGPGVERRLARLARAAQRPQSRLPLLGGTGERQRETLSCICSSCMHSSRRREQLYVLSDLPAPLKSSPPRLGCVPQLSVLPDFFVSPPWLLQLACLSRRSSSCSSSSVFSSSSLFSSFSVFSHTSFFSSSSVFSSFCVFSPASSCSSSSPACPSFPSVVPSFAPASSRSPRCASVLRLPRRFSSSASFVDSRLIRVYGGRGGPGSCSYAKHAKHILVGPGIPSGGKGGDGGSVILRVVSGPRGRPEEDRSASSSSATDMSRVFSLTKKAAKAARVQAAAASVSGGLGGLPGWARGEDGSRGGKHHKPGEPGRDTVLLVPPGSVVWELRPLRSRSPISRNLDPAQTTRSSLSSPASSPVSSAASSPVSSPVSSAASSPVSSPVSSAASSSESAGPARLRASSEAFDGSTSEVVSSASLAPGFASSPDLLDFGCRCERRFLGELLIGSPPLVVARGGRGGRGNSRADPHRADCGEEGEEKVIEVELKSIADVGLVGFPNAGKSSILAALSRCAPRVASFPFTTTGPNVGSVSFENGDTLSVADLPGLVQNAHLNEGMGHAFLRHCERTSLLVYVLDASGDSATELDADPTEQSTAERAEKMADMGSTKERDEAGEQPQVKEKAREEETQEKKETEEATGEKESRAGHRKVGRGFEGRDGGERENENADRDERTSGDFVVGEEARTDRGRGAVERPRSAEERNTVSKGEGRQSPSGDAERSEAESLEDDRDTLSEDSRKWTSGMPRIPRSPVDAFFALYREVCLYSASLATRPFIVAATKCDISPAKTLETVDRLWRELNSPHQQRRLARMRQLALDRHTSSDLNETEDATETPKTLHQTFERFCLQSDRETENGLSNQERSSRGLQREEQAKREDGEKRSKKDTRREREESGLLQRDAEVPLLADEAHCEGEEDPRKNGGEAMGADKVPGGKQVQERKEAKTKLAKIQVVAISARHGHGLEALAEAMRAAVEAHRGDRERIMLQQLEEWKRRG is encoded by the coding sequence ATGCGAGGTCCTGGAGTCGAGCGCAGACTTGCGCGTTTGGCGCGGGCTGCTCAACGCCCGCAGAGCCGGCTGCCGCTGCTAGGaggaacgggagagagacagcgagagactcTGTCTTGCATCTGTTCGTCTTGCATGCATTCTTCTCGTCGACGGGAGCAGCTCTATGTCCTCTCGGATTTGCCCGCGCCGTTAAAGTCCTCCCCTCCCCGACTTGGCTGTGTTCCACAGCTGTCTGTTCTTCCGgacttcttcgtttctcctccctgGTTGCTCCAACTTGCAtgtctttctcgccgttcttcttcgtgctcttcctcctctgtcttctcttcttcctctttgttctcttccttctctgtcttctctcatacctctttcttttcttcctcctctgtcttctcttccttctgtgtcttctctcctgcctcttcctgctcttcgtcttctcctgcttgtccttcctttccctccgtcgttccttcttttgctcctgcttcctctcggTCTCCCCGCTGCGCGTCTgttctccgccttcctcgccgcttctcgtcttctgcctcgttcGTCGACTCGCGTCTGATCCGGGTGTACGGCGGCCGCGGAGGGCCAGGCTCGTGCAGCTACGCGAAACATGCGAAACACATCTTGGTGGGTCCGGGCATCCCCTCTGGAGGCAAGGGTGGGGACGGCGGGAGCGTCATTCTCCGGGTGGTTTCTGGGCCTCGCGGACGACCAGAGGAAGATCGTTCTGCGAGCTCGTCTTCGGCTACGGACATGTCGCGCGTTTTTTCGCTGACGAAGAAAGCCGCAAAGGCGGCGCGCGTTCAGGCTGCCGCAGCGAGTGTCTCGGGGGGCCTCGGAGGCCTTCCAGGCTGGgccagaggcgaagacggaaGTCGCGGAGGCAAGCACCACAAGCCTGGCGAGCCGGGCAGAGACACGGTTCTCCTCGTTCCCCCCGGCTCTGTGGTATGGGAGCTTCGACCTCTGCGCTCACGTTCTCCTATCTCAAGAAACCTCGATCCTGCACAGACAACTCGCTCTTcactctcctctccagcctcCTCTCCAGTCTCATCTGCAGCCTCCtctccagtctcctctccagtCTCATCTGCAGCCTCCtctccagtctcctctccagtCTCATCTGCAGCCTCCTCTTCAGAGTCTGCAGGTCCCGCTCGTTTGCGCGCTTCTTCAGAGGCGTTTGACGGCTCCACGTCAGAagttgtttcttctgcgtccttgGCTCCaggcttcgcctcctctcctgATTTGCTGGATTTCGGATGTCGCTGCGAACGCCGTTTCTTGGGGGAGCTTCTGATCGGCTCTCCACCGTTGGTCGTCGCTCGCGGCGGCCGGGGGGGTCGGGGGAACTCCCGGGCGGATCCGCACCGCGCGGACtgcggcgaggaaggcgaggagaaagtcATTGAAGTGGAGCTGAAGTCCATCGCAGATGTTGGGCTCGTAGGATTCCCCAATGCAGGCAAGTCGAGCATTCTCGCGGCGCTCTCGAGGTGTGCTCCacgcgtcgcctccttccccTTCACGACCACGGGCCCCAATGTCGggagtgtctccttcgaaaacggagacactctctccgtcgccgaCCTCCCAGGCCTCGTGCAGAACGCGCACCTGAATGAAGGCATGGGGCATGCCTTTCTGAGACACTGCGAGCGGACGAGTCTCCTCGTCTACGTCCTTGACGCCAGCGGCGACTCTGCCACGGAACTCGACGCGGACCCCACAGAGCAGTCGACGGCGGAGCGAGCGGAGAAGATGGCGGACATGGGGAgcacgaaggagagggaTGAAGCAGGAGAACAGCCGCAGGtaaaggagaaggcgagggaggaagagacacaagagaagaaggagacggaggaagcgacaggggagaaggagagcagagcggGACACAGGAAGGTAGGGAGAGGCTTCGAAGGGAGAGATGGaggtgaaagagagaacgaaaacgccgacagagacgaaaggacaTCAGGGGATTTTGTGGTGGGTGAGGAGGCAAGAACTGATCGAGGGAGAGGTGCCGTGGAGAGGCCAAGATccgcagaagagcgaaatACAGTTTCGAAAGGGGAAGGCAGGCAATCGCCTTCAGGCGACGCGGAACGTTCGGAGGCCGAATCCTTGGAAGATGACCGAGACACACTTTCAGAGGACAGTCGAAAGTGGACCTCGGGAATGCCTCGGATTCCGCGCAGCCCCGTCGACGCGTTCTTCGCCCTGTACCGGGAAGTCTGTCTCTACAGCGCAAGTTTGGCCACACGGCCCTTCATCGTTGCAGCGACAAAGTGCGACATCAGTCCAGCAAAGACTCTGGAGACAGTCGACCGTCTCTGGCGAGAACTGAACAGTCCTCACCAGCAGCGGCGCCTTGCGCGCATGCGGCAGCTCGCGCTCGACAGACACACTTCTTCAGACCtcaacgagacagaagacgcgactGAAACTCCAAAGACATTGCACCAAACGTTTGAGCGCTTCTGCCTTCAGAGTgacagggaaacagagaacggcCTGTCAAATCAGGAGCGAAGCAGCCGaggactgcagagagaggagcaagcgaagagagaagacggagaaaagagatcTAAGAAAGATacaagacgcgagagagaggagagcggccTTCTTCAGCGGGATGCAGAGGTGCCGTTGCTAGCGGACGAAGCCCACtgtgaaggcgaggaagatcCCAGAAAGAACGGTGGAGAAGCGATGGGTGCGGACAAGGTGCCGGGAGGGAAGCAGgtgcaagagagaaaagaagcaaagacgaaATTGGCAAAGATTCAGGTTGTGGCAATCAGCGCGCGACACGGCCATGGCCTTGAGGCCCTCGCAGAAGCCATGCGGGCCGCTGTCGAGGCCCAccgtggagacagagagcgtaTCATGCTCCAGCAGCTTGAAGAGTGGAAGCGGAGAGGTTGA